The following are encoded in a window of Cryobacterium sp. CG_9.6 genomic DNA:
- a CDS encoding MarR family transcriptional regulator, with translation MPDASAAEPRWLTDDERTAWLRLIAVTMLLPNRLESELKRDAGLSHFEYYVLAMISENVARSLPLTALAARTNASLSRLSHVLARLEHQGFLARSASATDARASVATLTETGWAKVVASAPGHVEEVRSVVFDPLTADQVVQLSDICSRMLSTLDPDHHLLGLD, from the coding sequence ATGCCCGACGCTTCTGCCGCCGAACCCCGCTGGTTGACCGACGATGAGCGCACCGCCTGGTTGCGTCTGATCGCCGTGACCATGCTCTTGCCGAACCGGTTGGAATCAGAACTCAAGCGTGATGCGGGCCTCAGCCACTTTGAGTACTACGTGCTGGCCATGATCTCCGAGAACGTCGCCCGATCGCTCCCCCTCACCGCACTGGCCGCACGCACGAACGCGTCGCTATCCCGCCTCTCCCACGTATTGGCCCGCCTCGAACACCAGGGCTTTCTCGCCCGTTCGGCGTCAGCGACGGATGCCCGTGCCTCCGTGGCCACCCTCACCGAGACCGGGTGGGCCAAAGTGGTTGCCAGTGCGCCCGGTCACGTCGAGGAGGTGCGATCGGTGGTATTCGACCCGCTCACGGCCGACCAGGTTGTGCAACTCAGCGACATCTGCTCTCGCATGCTGAGCACCCTCGACCCTGATCACCACCTGCTCGGCCTCGACTGA
- a CDS encoding FUSC family protein, which yields MHPVAPPDGDSAQRSAPETLAQWARSLRAFHFEVASRAALAVALPLIILLLTDHLDWAAYAAFGAMTSLFGRNEPYRVRMRTVTVAALLMLAFIMCGLVLAVVQASLVGLTVGLVIVLAVSMVMASTAGLFPATPVFFVFGYAVVAQLPTPEAELWPRFFVAVAAAGFAWALTMSGWLLRRLAGERSDALFKNLLRGALVRPTAYRDRQVWFSVLQNVLGALVAGGLAMVAGIGHPYWAVVSVVAVLPPPGAAHSVSRAFHRIIGTAVGVVIAAVVLLPGPPVVVLILVIAICQFGAEMLIGRHYGAALLFVTPLALTVVHLTSPVAVNTLLVDRVIETTLGAGIALVIVLLVQAGARRRELRALQF from the coding sequence GTGCACCCGGTTGCGCCTCCGGACGGCGACAGCGCGCAGCGCTCGGCCCCGGAGACCCTCGCCCAGTGGGCCCGGTCGCTGCGCGCGTTTCACTTTGAGGTGGCATCGCGTGCGGCGCTCGCCGTGGCACTGCCGCTGATCATCCTGTTGCTCACGGACCATCTTGACTGGGCCGCCTACGCCGCGTTCGGTGCGATGACCTCCCTTTTTGGTCGCAACGAACCCTACCGAGTGCGGATGCGCACGGTCACGGTGGCCGCCCTGCTGATGCTGGCCTTCATCATGTGCGGTCTCGTGCTGGCGGTCGTTCAGGCGTCGCTCGTGGGGCTCACGGTGGGCCTCGTCATCGTGCTCGCGGTCAGCATGGTCATGGCGTCAACGGCCGGCCTGTTTCCGGCGACGCCGGTGTTCTTCGTCTTTGGCTACGCCGTGGTGGCGCAGCTGCCCACTCCGGAGGCGGAGCTCTGGCCGCGTTTTTTCGTGGCGGTGGCCGCGGCGGGTTTCGCGTGGGCGCTGACAATGTCGGGCTGGCTGCTCCGTCGCCTCGCGGGGGAGCGGTCCGACGCGCTGTTCAAGAACCTGTTGCGCGGGGCTCTCGTGCGGCCCACCGCCTACCGGGACCGGCAGGTGTGGTTTTCTGTGCTGCAGAACGTGCTGGGTGCCCTCGTGGCCGGCGGCCTGGCCATGGTGGCCGGCATCGGGCATCCGTATTGGGCCGTGGTGAGTGTCGTGGCCGTGTTGCCGCCGCCGGGAGCCGCGCACTCCGTATCGCGAGCGTTCCATCGCATCATCGGCACCGCGGTGGGTGTGGTGATCGCCGCTGTCGTGCTCCTGCCCGGGCCGCCGGTGGTCGTGCTCATTCTGGTGATCGCCATCTGTCAGTTTGGAGCCGAAATGCTCATTGGGCGCCACTACGGTGCTGCGCTCCTGTTCGTCACCCCGCTGGCACTCACCGTGGTGCATCTCACGAGTCCGGTAGCGGTGAACACGCTGCTCGTCGATCGCGTGATTGAGACCACCCTCGGCGCCGGAATCGCCTTGGTCATTGTTCTTCTCGTGCAGGCTGGGGCCCGCCGCCGAGAGCTGCGCGCGCTGCAATTCTGA
- a CDS encoding UvrD-helicase domain-containing protein: MTTPSPIPTPSSTPIIVGGPGHPALRDGDGAERTSPLLDGLNPEQREAVEFRGQALLIIAGAGSGKTSVLTRRVASLLETRDAWPSQILAITFTNKAAAEMRERVQAILGQGSEGMWISTFHSSCVRILRREAESVGLSKTFSIYDSADTKVTLKRIIKSLNADTLGFTPGNASAKISKYKNELADADSYARNANMSDPQEVMFVEIFRQYTSRLRAASALDFDDLIGETVFLFRAFPKVAALYRRRFRHLLVDEYQDTNHAQYALIRELTRPVNSELAEEMDRDGVHVRGLRDATGGIPGASLTVVGDSDQSIYAFRGADTRNISGFEQDFPGAKVILLEQNYRSTQNILSAANAVIGHNFDRKEKKLWSAGGDGEKITGYTAYSGHDEAQFVSDEIEALHSAGMAYRDMAVFYRTNAQTRALEEILVRSATPYRVVGGTKFYERAEIKDALAYLISVANPVDELALRRILNTPKRGIGPATETAIASFAEDNSLTFRQAMRNCSALGLGPKVTNAILQLSELLDSAALTLDPENPAGQSNVSEVLEFLLEGSGLLSVLRQSRDPQDEARAENVEELVAQTKDFNKENPDGGLVDFLTQVSLVAAADDLDDVSGTVSLMTLHTAKGLEYDAVFLTGVEEGLLPHQMSANEPGGPAEERRLFYVGITRARKRLYLSLAMTRAQFGDINVAMPSRYLQEIPAELIDWKQSPGMANSRGGTQPRALNARRDGYGGGFGGRSKEQAGLPPAPPKPKTAWPNGIATVRDNGGLELAAGDRIRHHDFGEGRVNQVTGEGTKRIAHVQFDTAGAKKLLIKIAPIEKI; this comes from the coding sequence ATGACGACGCCTTCCCCGATCCCCACGCCTTCGTCCACGCCGATCATCGTGGGCGGCCCCGGCCACCCCGCGCTGCGCGACGGTGACGGTGCGGAACGCACCAGCCCCCTGCTCGATGGGCTCAACCCCGAGCAGCGCGAGGCCGTGGAATTCCGGGGGCAGGCCCTGCTCATCATTGCCGGTGCCGGTTCCGGCAAAACGAGCGTGCTCACCCGCCGCGTGGCGAGCCTGCTCGAAACCCGCGACGCGTGGCCGAGCCAGATTCTGGCCATCACCTTCACGAACAAGGCTGCCGCCGAAATGCGCGAACGGGTGCAGGCCATTCTGGGTCAGGGCTCCGAGGGCATGTGGATCTCCACGTTCCACTCCTCCTGCGTGCGCATTCTGCGCCGCGAAGCCGAGAGCGTAGGCCTGTCGAAGACCTTCAGCATCTACGACTCCGCCGACACCAAGGTGACGCTCAAGCGCATCATCAAGTCGCTGAACGCCGACACCCTCGGCTTCACCCCCGGCAACGCCTCCGCCAAGATCTCCAAGTATAAAAACGAGTTAGCGGATGCCGACTCCTACGCCCGCAACGCCAACATGAGCGACCCGCAAGAGGTCATGTTCGTGGAGATCTTTCGGCAGTACACCAGCCGGCTGCGGGCCGCGAGCGCGCTGGACTTCGATGATCTCATCGGCGAGACCGTGTTTTTGTTCCGGGCCTTCCCTAAGGTTGCCGCGCTCTACCGGCGCCGGTTTCGGCATCTGCTCGTGGACGAGTACCAGGACACGAACCACGCCCAGTACGCGCTTATTCGCGAGCTCACCCGCCCGGTGAACTCCGAGCTGGCCGAGGAAATGGACCGCGACGGCGTGCACGTGCGTGGTCTGCGCGACGCGACCGGCGGCATCCCGGGGGCATCGCTTACCGTCGTGGGTGACTCCGACCAGTCCATCTACGCCTTCCGCGGCGCGGACACCCGCAACATCAGCGGCTTCGAACAGGACTTTCCCGGCGCCAAGGTGATTTTGCTGGAGCAGAACTACCGCTCCACGCAGAACATTCTGAGCGCGGCGAACGCCGTCATTGGCCACAACTTCGACCGCAAGGAGAAGAAACTGTGGAGCGCCGGCGGTGACGGCGAGAAGATCACCGGCTACACCGCGTATTCCGGGCACGACGAAGCCCAGTTTGTGTCGGATGAGATCGAGGCGCTGCACTCGGCCGGCATGGCGTACCGTGACATGGCCGTGTTCTACCGCACCAATGCGCAGACCCGCGCGCTGGAAGAAATTCTCGTGCGCTCGGCCACCCCGTACCGGGTGGTGGGTGGAACCAAGTTCTACGAACGAGCCGAGATTAAAGACGCCCTCGCGTACCTCATCTCGGTGGCGAACCCGGTGGACGAGCTGGCCCTGCGCCGCATTCTCAACACTCCCAAGCGCGGGATTGGCCCGGCCACCGAAACGGCCATCGCCAGCTTTGCCGAGGACAACAGCCTCACCTTCCGTCAGGCCATGCGCAACTGCAGCGCGCTGGGCCTGGGCCCCAAGGTGACGAACGCCATTCTGCAGCTGTCGGAACTGCTCGACTCCGCCGCGCTCACCCTCGATCCCGAGAACCCCGCCGGTCAGTCGAACGTGTCCGAGGTGCTGGAGTTTCTGCTCGAGGGCAGCGGGCTGCTGTCGGTGCTGCGCCAGAGCCGGGATCCCCAAGACGAAGCGCGCGCCGAAAACGTGGAGGAGCTCGTGGCCCAGACCAAGGACTTCAACAAGGAGAACCCCGACGGCGGACTCGTGGACTTTCTCACCCAGGTGTCGCTGGTGGCGGCCGCCGATGACCTCGACGACGTGTCGGGAACCGTGTCCCTGATGACCCTGCACACGGCGAAGGGCCTCGAATACGACGCGGTGTTCCTCACCGGCGTCGAGGAGGGGCTGCTGCCGCACCAGATGTCCGCCAACGAGCCGGGAGGCCCGGCCGAAGAACGCCGGCTCTTCTACGTGGGCATCACCCGTGCCCGTAAACGCCTCTACCTGTCCCTCGCCATGACGCGCGCGCAGTTCGGTGACATCAACGTGGCGATGCCGAGTCGGTACCTGCAGGAGATCCCGGCCGAACTCATCGACTGGAAGCAGTCCCCGGGCATGGCCAACAGCCGCGGCGGTACCCAGCCCCGCGCGCTCAACGCCCGCCGCGACGGCTACGGCGGAGGCTTCGGGGGTCGAAGCAAGGAACAGGCCGGTCTTCCGCCGGCCCCTCCCAAGCCGAAGACCGCCTGGCCCAATGGGATCGCGACCGTGCGCGACAACGGTGGCCTGGAGCTGGCCGCGGGCGACCGCATCCGTCACCATGACTTTGGTGAGGGGCGCGTGAATCAGGTCACCGGCGAGGGTACCAAGCGCATCGCCCACGTACAGTTCGACACCGCAGGGGCAAAGAAGCTGCTGATCAAGATCGCGCCCATCGAGAAGATCTAG
- a CDS encoding glycerophosphodiester phosphodiesterase family protein: protein MQTLVIGHRGASGYRPEHTRAAYDLAFRLGADAVEPDIVATRDGVLVVRHENEISGTTDVASRPEFTGRRTTKLIDGAHLTGWFTEDFTWEELRTLRTRERMPKTRQANTTFDGAQPMLRLRDVFALVDDAADAAPGTRAGRPLGVVAEIKHATYFASIGLPLDELFAAEVQAAGWNDGRLVTESFELGVLSQLAARGIRGDRVFLLENEGQPHDEIARHGTAAAHFTQYLTPAGLAALAGVVQGVSVHKSRIVKTDASGTVVGSTTLVDEVHAAGLTAFCWTLRPENRFLEPSLRRGRHAPHWGHWQKEFRTILASGIDGVFADHPDLAVHLRDTPLAAQG, encoded by the coding sequence ATGCAGACGTTGGTCATCGGGCATCGCGGGGCCAGTGGCTACCGTCCCGAACACACTCGGGCGGCGTACGACCTCGCGTTTCGGCTTGGTGCCGACGCCGTGGAACCTGACATCGTCGCCACCCGGGATGGGGTGCTGGTGGTGCGCCACGAGAATGAGATCTCGGGCACAACGGATGTCGCCTCCCGGCCCGAATTTACCGGTCGCCGCACCACAAAACTCATCGACGGCGCCCACCTCACCGGCTGGTTCACCGAAGACTTCACGTGGGAGGAACTGCGCACCCTGCGCACGCGGGAGCGGATGCCGAAGACGCGGCAGGCCAACACCACTTTCGATGGTGCGCAGCCGATGCTCCGTCTGCGTGATGTGTTTGCGCTGGTGGATGACGCCGCCGACGCCGCGCCGGGCACACGCGCCGGACGTCCGCTCGGGGTCGTCGCGGAGATTAAACATGCCACCTACTTCGCCTCGATCGGGCTGCCCCTCGACGAACTGTTCGCCGCCGAGGTACAGGCCGCCGGGTGGAATGACGGCCGGCTCGTGACGGAGAGTTTCGAGCTCGGGGTGCTGAGCCAGCTGGCCGCGCGCGGCATCCGCGGTGACCGTGTCTTTCTGCTCGAGAACGAGGGCCAGCCGCACGATGAAATTGCCCGCCACGGCACGGCGGCCGCCCATTTCACGCAGTACCTCACGCCCGCGGGGCTGGCCGCGCTCGCCGGGGTGGTGCAGGGAGTCAGCGTGCACAAGTCACGCATTGTGAAAACGGATGCCTCCGGTACCGTCGTGGGGTCCACGACCCTGGTTGACGAGGTTCATGCGGCGGGGCTGACCGCTTTCTGCTGGACCCTGCGGCCCGAGAACCGTTTTCTGGAGCCAAGCCTGCGGCGTGGTCGGCACGCGCCGCACTGGGGCCACTGGCAAAAGGAGTTCCGCACGATTCTCGCGAGCGGCATCGACGGTGTGTTCGCCGATCATCCGGACCTCGCCGTGCACCTCCGAGACACGCCCCTCGCGGCACAGGGCTGA
- a CDS encoding Bax inhibitor-1/YccA family protein — MATSNPAFSRNAAFGAPGAVASSKALSNTELQAMYDQPSAGSKNTDRMTYEDTITKTGIGFAVLLVTAAIGWMFPILIIPGVVAGLVLGLVNTFKKEPSAPLILLFAAAQGLFVGGISNIFNTQSEGIVVQAVLATLVVVGVTLALFRSGKIRASKKATKIFIIAMVGYGVFQLINLGLVVFTGADTMRSGWVGVAIGLLAVVMAAYSLVLDFDFVQKGVNNGIPSKYGWSAAFGIILTVVWLYIELLRIFSILRGD, encoded by the coding sequence ATGGCAACCTCCAACCCCGCTTTCTCCCGCAACGCCGCTTTCGGCGCTCCGGGCGCAGTAGCGTCGTCGAAGGCTCTTTCCAACACCGAACTTCAGGCGATGTACGACCAGCCTTCGGCCGGCTCGAAGAACACCGATCGCATGACCTACGAAGACACCATCACCAAGACCGGCATCGGCTTCGCCGTGCTGCTCGTGACGGCCGCCATCGGCTGGATGTTCCCCATCCTTATAATTCCAGGTGTCGTTGCCGGCCTCGTTCTGGGCCTGGTCAACACGTTCAAGAAGGAGCCGTCCGCTCCGCTCATTCTGCTGTTCGCGGCCGCCCAGGGACTCTTCGTCGGTGGCATCTCGAACATCTTCAACACCCAGTCCGAAGGTATTGTCGTGCAGGCCGTGCTGGCCACGCTTGTGGTTGTCGGCGTCACCCTGGCCCTGTTCCGCAGCGGCAAGATTCGGGCCTCCAAGAAAGCCACCAAGATCTTCATCATCGCCATGGTGGGCTACGGCGTCTTCCAGCTGATTAACCTCGGTCTGGTGGTCTTCACCGGCGCCGACACGATGCGCAGCGGCTGGGTCGGTGTCGCGATCGGCCTGCTCGCCGTCGTGATGGCCGCCTACTCGCTGGTGCTCGACTTCGACTTCGTGCAGAAGGGCGTCAACAATGGCATCCCGAGCAAGTATGGCTGGAGCGCCGCGTTCGGCATCATCCTCACCGTTGTCTGGCTCTACATCGAGCTCCTGCGCATCTTCTCTATCCTGCGCGGCGACTAA
- the guaA gene encoding glutamine-hydrolyzing GMP synthase encodes MLVVDFGAQYAQLIARRVREASVYSEIVAHTITAAEIKAKNPLGIVLSGGPSSVYAEGAPAFDAEIFDLGIPVLGICYGFQVMATALGGTVAHTGAREYGSTPVSVSDPDNVLLANQPFDQTVWMSHGDSVATAPAGFTVLASSSSTPVAAFANDERRLYGVQWHPEVKHSENGQHVLENFLHRAAGIPADWNSGNVIAEQVAKIRAQVGTGKVICGLSGGVDSAVAAALVHKAIGDQLVCVFVDHGLLREDERRQVEEDYVKATGIRLVTVDVREQFLTALEGVSDPETKRKIIGREFIRTFEQAQAELIKESAEIDGDPIRFLVQGTLYPDVVESGGGSGTANIKSHHNVGGLPDDLQFELVEPLRTLFKDEVRAIGAELGLPPEIVQRQPFPGPGLGIRIVGSINQERLDLLRQADAIVRFELTAAGLDREIWQCPVVLLADVRSVGVQGDGRTYGHPIVLRPVSSEDAMTADWTRLPYDLLAKISNRITNEVDGVNRVVLDVTSKPPGTIEWE; translated from the coding sequence GTGCTCGTGGTGGACTTCGGTGCGCAGTACGCGCAGCTGATCGCTCGTCGCGTGCGTGAGGCATCCGTTTACTCGGAGATCGTGGCACACACCATCACGGCGGCCGAGATCAAGGCAAAGAACCCGCTGGGCATTGTGCTGAGCGGTGGCCCGTCCAGTGTGTACGCCGAGGGTGCTCCCGCCTTCGATGCCGAGATCTTCGACCTCGGCATTCCCGTGCTCGGAATTTGCTACGGCTTCCAGGTGATGGCAACCGCTCTCGGCGGCACCGTGGCTCACACCGGTGCCCGGGAATACGGCTCCACCCCGGTGAGCGTAAGCGACCCCGACAACGTGCTGCTCGCTAACCAGCCCTTCGACCAGACGGTGTGGATGAGCCACGGCGACTCGGTCGCCACGGCCCCCGCCGGCTTCACGGTGCTCGCGTCGTCAAGCTCGACACCCGTGGCCGCGTTCGCAAATGACGAACGCCGGCTGTACGGGGTGCAGTGGCACCCCGAGGTGAAGCACTCCGAAAATGGCCAGCACGTGCTCGAGAATTTCCTGCATCGTGCCGCCGGAATTCCCGCCGACTGGAACAGTGGCAACGTCATTGCCGAGCAGGTGGCCAAGATCCGCGCCCAGGTGGGTACCGGAAAGGTGATCTGCGGCCTCTCCGGCGGAGTCGACTCCGCTGTGGCCGCGGCGCTCGTGCACAAGGCCATCGGCGACCAGCTCGTGTGCGTGTTCGTTGACCACGGTCTGCTGCGCGAAGATGAGCGTCGCCAAGTGGAGGAAGACTACGTCAAGGCCACCGGCATCCGCCTGGTCACCGTCGACGTGCGCGAGCAGTTCCTCACCGCGCTCGAGGGCGTGAGTGACCCGGAAACGAAGCGCAAGATCATTGGCCGCGAATTCATTCGCACCTTCGAGCAGGCTCAGGCCGAGCTCATCAAGGAATCCGCCGAGATCGATGGCGACCCGATTCGTTTCCTCGTGCAGGGCACCCTCTACCCCGACGTCGTCGAGTCGGGTGGCGGCAGCGGTACGGCCAACATTAAGAGCCACCACAACGTGGGCGGGCTGCCGGACGACCTGCAGTTCGAGCTCGTGGAACCGCTGCGTACCCTGTTCAAGGACGAGGTCCGCGCCATTGGTGCGGAGCTGGGTTTGCCGCCGGAAATCGTGCAGCGTCAGCCGTTCCCAGGACCCGGCCTCGGCATCCGCATTGTGGGTTCGATCAACCAGGAGCGTCTCGACCTGCTTCGCCAAGCGGATGCGATCGTGCGCTTCGAGCTCACGGCCGCCGGTCTTGACCGCGAGATTTGGCAGTGCCCGGTGGTTCTGCTGGCCGACGTGCGCTCGGTGGGCGTGCAGGGTGACGGACGCACCTACGGTCACCCGATCGTGCTGCGACCGGTATCGAGCGAGGACGCCATGACGGCCGACTGGACTCGCCTGCCGTACGATCTGCTCGCCAAGATCTCGAACCGCATCACTAACGAAGTGGATGGTGTGAACCGCGTCGTTCTCGACGTCACGTCGAAGCCGCCGGGCACGATCGAGTGGGAGTAG
- a CDS encoding DUF3817 domain-containing protein produces the protein MTRLPKPADIPKIPGALRLYQVSSIITGVFLLLLCAEVVAKFIYGYEVEMNGTNGFLALVPTGTVAAINVSTAILIMHGWFYVLYLFADFRLWSMMRWPIPHFALIALGGIIPTLSFFLEGPYTRKVRRFLAENDAKTAAAAAEKAEAAS, from the coding sequence ATGACCCGTTTACCCAAGCCCGCCGATATTCCCAAAATTCCCGGTGCGCTCCGGCTTTACCAGGTGTCGTCCATCATTACGGGTGTGTTCCTGCTCCTCCTGTGCGCCGAGGTGGTGGCCAAGTTCATCTACGGCTACGAGGTCGAGATGAACGGCACGAACGGTTTTCTCGCGCTCGTTCCCACCGGAACGGTGGCCGCGATCAACGTGAGCACCGCCATCCTCATCATGCACGGCTGGTTCTACGTGCTTTACCTGTTCGCTGACTTCCGCCTGTGGAGCATGATGCGCTGGCCCATCCCGCATTTCGCCCTCATCGCCCTCGGCGGAATCATCCCCACTCTGTCGTTCTTCCTGGAAGGCCCGTACACCCGCAAGGTTCGCCGCTTCCTCGCCGAGAATGACGCAAAGACCGCGGCCGCAGCTGCCGAGAAGGCCGAGGCTGCTTCGTGA
- a CDS encoding SURF1 family cytochrome oxidase biogenesis protein, whose protein sequence is MMRRPRWVLALLLALAIAAAFAVLGHWQLARAIESGVVVERSTEVVLPLTDIAQPDVPSTQIATGQMVSFAATVVPGDEQMISQRFNGGILGFWVVSHYITDEGAHIAVARGWSADEAGARAVMDDLAQDAAAPVTITGRFLPGEAPELPDEDGPSTVQTTVAPSALINLWANFTDQSVFTGYIVDGVAPAGLDVIDSPIPEIGASLNWLNIFYAIEWVVFAGFAVFLWYRLVRDAVEREAEDAEQAEKAAADALTSGS, encoded by the coding sequence ATGATGAGACGCCCACGGTGGGTGCTCGCGCTACTGCTCGCACTGGCGATTGCCGCGGCCTTCGCCGTGTTGGGGCATTGGCAGCTGGCGCGGGCCATTGAATCCGGCGTCGTCGTGGAGCGCTCGACCGAGGTGGTGCTGCCCCTCACCGACATTGCCCAGCCCGACGTTCCGTCGACCCAGATCGCGACCGGGCAGATGGTGAGCTTCGCGGCCACGGTTGTGCCCGGCGACGAGCAGATGATCAGCCAGCGGTTCAACGGGGGAATCCTCGGGTTCTGGGTGGTGAGTCACTACATCACGGATGAGGGTGCACACATTGCGGTGGCGCGCGGCTGGTCGGCCGACGAGGCCGGGGCGCGTGCCGTGATGGACGATCTCGCACAGGATGCCGCCGCGCCCGTGACCATAACCGGTCGCTTTCTGCCGGGTGAGGCCCCGGAGCTGCCCGATGAGGACGGCCCCTCCACCGTGCAGACGACGGTCGCGCCGTCCGCGCTCATCAACCTGTGGGCTAATTTCACCGACCAGTCCGTGTTCACCGGCTACATTGTCGATGGCGTGGCTCCGGCCGGCCTCGATGTCATTGACTCCCCGATTCCCGAGATCGGTGCCTCGCTCAACTGGCTCAATATCTTCTACGCCATCGAGTGGGTCGTTTTCGCGGGATTCGCCGTGTTCCTCTGGTATCGCCTCGTGCGCGACGCCGTGGAGCGTGAGGCGGAAGACGCCGAGCAGGCCGAGAAAGCGGCTGCGGACGCTCTCACCTCCGGCAGTTAG
- a CDS encoding cation:proton antiporter encodes MHLGEDLITLGILLVVAYIFGRLGKLIGLPSIPIYMIVGLLASPYSNFFPLDFESGDIELIAVFGLILLLFSLGLEFDQEEFFGNAKTLLISGGSWVLINMGAGYVFGLLVGWGPREALVIAGMTGTSSSAIITKLLIELRRLANKETPMILGVTVVGDIFIAVYLSIVSVVLSGKTEVWPIVLQLSIAFLFLVVMFSLARWGGRVVSRLVRTKDDELFTILFFGLVILFAGIGEIIGVTDAIGAFLIGVVLGASSYRSKIERVAVPLRDIFAAFFFLNFGLALNVAEFGSVLQIVVIAVIMTFVLSLGSGALLAWLHKMGVREGVNTAAIFVNRGEFTLILATLSVSAGLDPRLQPFAGLYVLTMAILGPLFAANSEKIGALLSRKLPGRPKRPHDAMLNEEIALVEAATKEQAAEAHERGRRRASDDTATTVAKYAGATGRTAKPGARDDDTAGGTGTQAGSAGEQAKTRGADEAEAEASAPNAVDAAMIAMLEFAKDRPDPRRSPPKRPAPDPDSDKPAPKPRTGDYT; translated from the coding sequence ATGCACCTGGGCGAAGACCTCATCACTCTCGGCATTCTGCTCGTCGTTGCATACATCTTTGGTCGGCTGGGCAAACTCATTGGCCTGCCTTCGATCCCGATTTACATGATCGTCGGGCTGCTCGCGAGCCCCTACAGTAACTTCTTCCCGCTTGACTTTGAATCCGGCGACATTGAGCTCATCGCCGTCTTTGGACTGATCCTGCTCCTGTTCAGCCTAGGCCTCGAGTTCGACCAGGAGGAGTTCTTCGGCAACGCCAAGACCCTGCTGATTTCGGGTGGTTCGTGGGTGCTCATCAACATGGGAGCCGGGTACGTCTTCGGCCTGCTCGTGGGGTGGGGGCCACGGGAGGCCCTAGTGATTGCCGGCATGACCGGCACGTCCTCCAGCGCAATCATTACGAAGCTCTTGATTGAGCTGCGCCGCCTGGCCAACAAGGAAACGCCGATGATCCTCGGCGTGACCGTGGTGGGTGACATCTTCATCGCCGTGTACCTCTCTATCGTCTCGGTAGTACTCAGCGGCAAGACCGAGGTCTGGCCCATCGTGCTCCAGTTGTCGATCGCCTTCCTCTTTCTCGTGGTCATGTTCTCGCTGGCGCGCTGGGGTGGACGGGTCGTGTCCCGGCTGGTGCGAACCAAAGACGACGAACTGTTCACAATTTTGTTCTTCGGCCTCGTTATTCTCTTCGCCGGCATTGGTGAGATTATCGGGGTAACGGATGCCATCGGTGCGTTCCTCATCGGCGTCGTGCTCGGTGCCAGCAGTTACCGCTCCAAGATTGAGCGTGTTGCCGTCCCGCTCCGGGATATCTTCGCCGCCTTCTTTTTTCTCAACTTCGGACTTGCGCTCAACGTGGCCGAGTTCGGCTCGGTCCTGCAGATCGTGGTCATCGCGGTGATCATGACCTTCGTGCTGAGTCTCGGTTCCGGAGCCCTGCTGGCCTGGCTGCACAAGATGGGCGTGCGGGAAGGAGTGAACACGGCGGCGATCTTCGTGAACCGCGGTGAGTTCACGCTGATTCTGGCGACCCTCAGCGTGAGCGCCGGACTCGATCCGCGCCTCCAGCCCTTCGCCGGGCTGTACGTACTCACCATGGCTATTTTGGGTCCGTTGTTTGCGGCCAACTCGGAGAAGATCGGCGCACTGCTGAGCCGGAAACTGCCGGGGAGGCCCAAACGGCCGCACGATGCCATGCTGAATGAGGAGATTGCGCTCGTTGAGGCGGCGACCAAAGAACAGGCCGCGGAAGCGCACGAGCGTGGACGTCGGCGTGCGTCCGACGACACCGCGACTACGGTGGCCAAGTACGCAGGTGCCACGGGCCGCACCGCCAAGCCGGGTGCGCGCGACGACGACACCGCGGGAGGCACGGGCACTCAAGCCGGCTCAGCGGGTGAGCAGGCGAAGACGCGCGGTGCCGACGAGGCCGAGGCCGAGGCATCCGCCCCCAACGCCGTGGACGCGGCAATGATCGCCATGCTCGAGTTCGCGAAGGACCGGCCGGACCCTCGTCGATCGCCGCCAAAACGGCCTGCGCCCGACCCGGATTCAGACAAACCTGCACCAAAACCACGAACGGGTGACTACACGTGA